The DNA region GACTTCTTAATATCTTATCTCAAAGTCTTATCTCAAAGTCAATAATGATGTTGCAGATGATCCGAGTATTAGAGAGCCAAAAAAGGTGGTAGACGTAGGTTGTGGAATAGGGGGAAGCTCTAGATATATAGCCAAGAAGTATGGGGCTACATGCCAAGGTATCACCTTAAGTCCTATACAGGCTCAAAGAGCTCAAGCTTTGGCTGCTGCTCAGGGATTAGCTGATAAGGTACACGGTCCGATTTGATCTGTTGTGATATTAAAATTAGACCAAATTAAATTTTTCGGTCAAGAAAATTTTCAAGCCGGACCGGACCAAATCGTTCTACAACGGTCTGGTACGCTTTGTTTtacggttttttatttttatatttttggccaaatttatatatgtatttgtacGAATATTTCGCACCTAAATCACCAAatatataatttgtaattagttgattgcattaacattattgaagtatatattactatatcaAAATAACTACATCTCGAAATATTTGCGTagcaacttatttttttttttcaataatgaTTTTTGGTCTTAGTACGGTTTGCGATCTGGTCtagtctgaaaaataaaaaaccggGACCAGACTGTAACCcgtaaattttttgaaaaaaaaccaTACCAGACcgtttagaccgtagaccagaccaaatactaaaattataatttagtcCAATTTAATTTGCGGTTTAAACCAAACTTTATTTGGCCATTCAAAATACTATCTCAACAACCTACAtaaacttacaaatagaatgcTTTATAAGATTATATTCTGAGATTATAacatataatatgttatataaatGTATTTATAGTCTACGTTTAATGGTTGGAGGCAATAtagactttttaatttttatctatgaataaatttgaatttaattaagaataaatgaGATTTGGATTAATTCGTGATGTTTTGTCATTTTGGGTTAAATATCATGTGAAGAGATCATTGATTAAGTCAAgtaaaagttaattaaaaatgatGGCTAAGGTTCAAGACACACATATTATATACTCTTATCTCTAACTTTCTCGTAAATTGATACAAGTAAataattttgagttttaatgTAGTAATTccaataaaacaaatttaaataataattattttgaccttaattttaattttaaaactaatgATTATACGCAACACAAAagcattaattaatattattatgagaTTGACAAGAGTGTCATTATAAGGCTATGTCTTTAAGCaattatttgttgttttaagtttgtttattaAGATTATCAAATGTATATGAAGATATGAATGACAACTGGCAGGCATTCTTTCAAGTAGCAGATGCGTTGGAGCAACCATTTGAGGACGGacaatttgattttgtttggtcaATGGAGAGTGGTGAACACATGCCTGACAAAAGCAAGGTTTAACATTTCTTATCTTTGTCATTATTAGCTTAATTAGAGTCttacccaaaaaaataaaattaattaacctaAGGATTTCAATGgtaaattttgaataatttttgtaggataattaatttgataataaaattattgaatGATTTAATTAATGCAATGGGATCAGCCTACGCCAAAACAAATCGTCAGTTTTGCCAAACACTCTTTAAccatttttatatgtttttgtaaaataaaatttattacgAATTTCATTGTTAAATTTTGACTATATTTTCATTGACcaatatgaaaaaacatatccatatgtaattttgataaatttgtcttaatatatatatatattcttaaatatcaactttttaaaattgttagatactcacaattagaattagaaaaatttgcaaagaaacactttATAAAATCAgtcttttgtaaaaaaacaccttttaaaattttttttgtaaataaacaccttttaagagactttttataaaaaaacaccttaaatcagttttcggtgacttttttctactttcaggcgttgactatgccatttgagctcaaaagtcaacgtctgaaagttgacaaatggcatagtcaacgcttGAAAGTTAACAAAAGTTAccgaaaactgatttaaggtgtttttttaataaaaagtctcttaaaagattttttttaccaaaaaaaattttaaaaggtgttcttttaaaaaaaaactgattttataaGATGTTTCTTTGTACATTATTCTTAgaattatttgaaatttaaacTTGCAttgggataaaaaaaaaagtgaatatgaaaaacaaatgaaaatatagGGACTATaaatttttggcatttttttaagggaaatttgtaaagaaacaccttttaaaaccttttttttttgtaaagaaacaccttttataattttttttttttttgtaaaaaaacaccttttaagagactttttttaaaaaaaacaccttaaatcagtttccggtgacttttgtcaactttccggcgttgactatgccatttgtcaactttccggcgttgacttttatttttatttttatttttatttttaattttatttttttaaaaatttttatttttattattatttaacaaaattttaaaaaaaaaaaaaaaataataataataataataataataataaaaacaaaaataaaaaaaataataattttttttaaaatttaaaaaaaataaattattattattatttttttatttttccttttgttttaatttttattttatttttaattattattattattattattattttaattttaatttttttattattattattattattattattattattattattattattattatttattattattattattattattattgttattttatatttttatactttttatttttattattattattaatttttttaaaattttttttttattttgtttttatttatttatttttattattaatattaaatttttttttattttaatttttattattattttaaaaaaaaattttaaaaaaattaataataataataataataataataataataataataataataataatgataaaaacaaaaataaaataataataaaaattaaaaataaaataaaaataaaaacaaaaggaaaaataaaaaaataattatttttttatttatgtttttatttttattattattattattattattattattattattattattatttattaattttttattttttttaaataataataaaaataaaaatttttaaaaaataatattaataataaaaataaaaataaaaataaaaacaaaagtcaacgccggaaaattgacaaatggcatagtcaatgccggaaagttgacaaagtCACCAGAAACtgatttaaagtgttttttttaaaaaaaaatctctaaaaggcgtttttttacaaaaataattataaaagatgtttctttacaaaaaagaattttaaaagttatttctttacaaatttccattttttaattgattgaattatatatatttaattcatttgttttatatatatttcagtTTGTCAGAGAATTAGCCCGAGTAGCTGCTCCAGGTGCAACGATAATAATAGTAACATGGTGTCATCGAAACCTTTCTGAATCAGAAAAGTCGTTGAAAGCTGATGAAATAAAATTGTTGGATAAAATATGTGATGCTTATTATCTTCCAGCTTGGTGTTCTGCTAACGATTATGTCAATTTGCTTCAATCCCTTCAACTCCACGTACGTACTTCATACTACTACTATTTTCTACTTTCTAAATGGGTTAATATGTTAAttcctcctttttttttcaCACACCAAAACCAACTTTTTTACTATTCATCATTTTAtggtaatttacatattttagctattatacgagaaaaaatatagtcatttgaaatcttgttttattcgtcttgtcgtatattttcataatatcaaattgttGTGAATGGGCTATGACAATGGTGTAGAATAAGCACAAAAATAAATGCaaagaaaaaacaacaaaaacagaGCACAACAATGGAAAACACAAAACACAAGATATATGAGATATCTAAGGATAACTCTCCCTCAAAACAagtattttatcattaatatactcaacaatacattaataaCTCACCTCACACAGCTCTTGAAAACACTCTCTCAAGGTAAAGATTGAACCTGTAAACTCAATCTCACACAAACATGCATATACAAAGAGGAAGAACTCTTATGATGTAAACCCTAGCTTTCACTCTTGTATGTGCCTCTCCAATACCCTAAAGATGCTCTAAGATTCCTTATATAGCCATAAAACATATTAGAGAAACCTAGGACAAAAGGGCTTAAAGCGCAAACAAAACCGGGACAAAAACAAGAACTGACGAATTCGGGTGCTACATGTCACTCGAGTCAAGAAGCTTTGCTCGCCTGGTCGAGCGGTTGTCCAGTGCTCACTGGATTGGTGCTGCTTCttggctcgatcgagccactCTTGCTCGGCTGATCGAGCAGTCTTCAAACCCTTCCGATTTTCGAGCCTTCCCTTCATTAAAGCACTCCAATTCATCTTCATCTATCAATTTATTGATTGACCCAAAACATATGCTTTCATACTTCCTTGCACTCACTACTTCATTCTCAAACGTGCAAGCTAAAGAGTATGCTATGAGGTGATCGAATTTACCTCCATCATGGTGAGATTTGGAGCTTGACacaacaatctccccctcaagcCCAAATCTCTCATCATTATCAAATGTCACCTTCTTGGGTGACTTGCAACCATCATTGCGGCCTAGGAAACCACCATCAActtgcaacacatacaagttgcTTTGACTCCTCCTACCTctcatgagcaccatgctcccCTTAATGACCTTCAACAACCCATCACTAGCTTTGAAGGTGCATCCCTTAGACTCCAATCTACCAAGTGAAATGAGGTTCCTCTCAAGCTTAAGAACATACCTCACATCACCTAGCTTCCTCTTGACACCATCATGTGTCACAATCACAATCTCACCAATACCTTCCACCTTCCACATAACTAAGCTTAGCAAATTTCTCTTTCTCACAACATATATGGAATGAGCATTCGGAGTTGATCACCATACCTTACTACAAGTCACTCCCCTATCACCTAAAAGCGCgccatcatagtcatcatcaaCAAAGCCTAGAGCAGCATCTCCGCTACTTTCACCATCTCTTCTCCCAACACTCAAGTCTTTCATCTTCTTGAGGTCTTCCTTCATCTCCTTGTTATTATAGTCATTTCTCCCTTGAGACTTCCCCCTTACTTGATAACCCTTATCTTTTACTCTCTCTCTTGAACCCTCACCATATAGTGCCTCACTACTCCCCTTCTTGTCTTTCTCATTATGTCTCTCCATAAACCTATCATTCTCCCTCAACACCACCAATGCTTGATCTAGTGTTATAGATTCCCTCCCAAGGAGCAACGTTTGAACTATATTCTTATAGCTTTTAGGAAGTGAAGCCAAGAATAGTAGGGCTTTCTCCTCATCGAAAAGCTTCTCATCGACATTCAACAATTGGCACGCTAATTGATTAAATGTGTTGATATGATCTTGTATACTTGTATCATCCTCCTTtatgagttgatacaactcccatcTCAAACATAACTTGTTGGTAAGAGACTTCGAAGCATACACCAATTGAAGTTTCTCCAACAACACACCGGGATCGATCTCCATCAAGTAGTTGTACTTGATTTCGGGTGCTATGGCAAGCCTAATAGTGATCATCGCCTTCTTCTTCATGGCCACCCACTTTCCTTCATCCATTGTTGTGGGCTTGCTTTTTTCAAGAGCATCATCAACACCGTTGCACCAACAAGTCTTCTACAATTCTCCTCCATACCGAAAAATTCGATTTTCCATCACAATGGAATATGAAATTTTGCACCATCACCCATCTTGTTTCTCTACCAAGGACCCTAATTTTCACCCACCAAACAACCCACAAATCTAACctaaagctctgataccaattgttgtgaATGGGCTATGGCAATGGTGAACAACAAGCACAAAAACAAATGCaaagaaaaaacaacaaaaacataGCACAACAATGGAGAACACAAAACACAAgatatatgaggtatctaaggatacctccccctcaaaacaagtatcttatcattaatatactcaacaatacattaatgactcaccACACACAGCCCTTGAGAACACTCTCTCAAGgtaaagattgaacctttaaaCTTAATCTCACACAAACATGAATATACAAAGCGGAAGAACTCTTATGGTGTAAACCCTAGCTTTCACTCTTGTATGTGCCTCTCCAATACCCTAAAGATGATCTAAGACTCCTTATATAGCCATAAAACATATTAGAGAAACATTGAACAAAAGGGCTTAAAGCCCAAACAAAATcgacacaaaaacaaaaactgaCGAATTCGGGTGCAGCATGTCGCTCGGGTAGAGCGGCTGTCCAATGCTCACTAGATTGGTGCTGCATCttggctcgactggtcgagcggtCTTCAAACCCTCCCGATCTTCGAGCCTTCCCTTCATTAAAGCACTCCAATTCATCTTCATCCATTACTTCATTGATTGACCCAAAACATATGCTCTCATACTTCTTTGCACTCACAACTTCATTCTCAAACGTGCAAGCCAAAGAGTATGCTACGAGGTGCTTAAACTCACCTCCATCATGGTGAGATTTGGAGCTTGACacaacaaaaatttttataatttttaattatgtataattctaGATACAAATAATCTGACAAACATATTAGACTGCTCGAAAATGCGTTTCGATGCAAATAAAGAAGTAAAGGAGGAAGTACTAAATCGTTAATTTTTAACCGAAATGAATTCTATCGATTTAAAATCAGTCTTAAAGTCAATAAGCATTAGGGCCAAATGGATTAGTTATATCAAACTATTATTTTGATATTGGATAAGGTTGGAGAATTTCTTGCGcacaaaaaataggaaaaattaatcttttatgaGAATTAATCCCTTAATCCCTTTAGTCATTTAATTGCAGGAGATAAAGTGTGAAGATTGGACCAAATATGTTGCCCCATTTTGGCCAGCAGTTATACGCTCAGCCTTGACTTGGAAGGGCCTGACTTCACTACTTTGCAGCGGTatggtgaaaaaaattatttcacctatactttttaatttgctaCTAAAAATATTCACAAATATACGTTtgctaaacaaataaatataatttgctATATTTACTACTAAAAATATTCACAAATATACTTTTACTAAACAAATAAATACAGAAATACACTTAGAATAGTGCACATTATTTAATtctttattctcaatttattaAATAGGATTATGTTAATTTTACAGGATGGAAAACAATTAAAGGAGCATTTGCAATGCCATTGATGATTAAAGGGTACAAGCAGGATCTAATCAAATTTGTAATTATTAGTTGTCGAAAGCCTGGATAATAATTAGCTTATCGGAACCCTATATTATATTATGGCGGTTTAATAACTAGTAGTGTACTACTCCATCCCTCCctttttacaatattaattaaGTTTGATATTTAGCAAGATAATTAATAAAAGTATTTATGCTGTGTTTTACTTCACATTTTACATTGGATGTAGAAATTAGGGTATGAATTTGGTATGTGATGTATTAATTTCTCATTTGTTATTGGATTAAGCATTAGGGGACTATTAATATTCTCGCAATCATCTATCATAATAGAGTAAGTCATGTATAAATTAACTTAGtctaaattagaaaaatttgcaaagaaacatcttataaaaccaatttttttaaaaaaaaaaaaacacctttaaaaatttttttttaaaaaaacaagagactttttattaaaaaaacaccttaaatcagtttttggttacttttgtcaactttcagacgttgactatgccatttgagctcaaaagtcaacgtcagaaagttgacaaatggcatagtcaacgcctgaaagttgacaaaagtcaccgaaaattaatttaaggtgtttttttaataaaaagtctcttaaaaggtgtttttttataaaaaaaattttaaaaggtgtttttttacaaaaactgattttataaagtgtttctttgcaaattttcctcTAAATTATTATATTGTGTATTAGTACTCTTTCtgtttttttaaagttattcTTATATGAAATGTTGAaaggaatttaaaaaaatactccctcctattcagctgaactgtcccatttgacttttcacacttgtcgaggcaacattttaactcttaatatctcaaattatgcttaattaaaaattataaaaagttgatattaataatccttgtattgagacgaatcaaacaagatccc from Amaranthus tricolor cultivar Red isolate AtriRed21 chromosome 3, ASM2621246v1, whole genome shotgun sequence includes:
- the LOC130808217 gene encoding probable tocopherol O-methyltransferase, chloroplastic, whose product is MATALASVGGVENSKMTRAGTKRTREELKQGIAEFYDTSSGIWEDIWGDHMHHGFYDPSSSASLTHHRSAQIRMIEEALRFAGIPDDPSIREPKKVVDVGCGIGGSSRYIAKKYGATCQGITLSPIQAQRAQALAAAQGLADKAFFQVADALEQPFEDGQFDFVWSMESGEHMPDKSKFVRELARVAAPGATIIIVTWCHRNLSESEKSLKADEIKLLDKICDAYYLPAWCSANDYVNLLQSLQLHEIKCEDWTKYVAPFWPAVIRSALTWKGLTSLLCSGWKTIKGAFAMPLMIKGYKQDLIKFVIISCRKPG